The proteins below come from a single Prochlorococcus marinus str. MIT 9215 genomic window:
- a CDS encoding DUF309 domain-containing protein — protein MNEESTKSFQDAFLTAVNLFNNHEWYEAHDAFEEIWNSVDGDERQVIQGILQVSVSQFHLSKGNLNGATILLGEGLGRIKTRTKINLGIDLESFCRCLEDLLRKLQYKEILSDKDKPFLKTP, from the coding sequence ATGAATGAAGAAAGTACAAAAAGTTTTCAAGATGCCTTTTTAACTGCTGTAAATCTTTTTAATAATCATGAATGGTATGAGGCCCATGATGCTTTTGAAGAAATTTGGAATTCTGTTGATGGTGATGAAAGACAAGTCATCCAGGGAATTTTGCAAGTATCTGTCTCGCAGTTTCACTTAAGTAAAGGGAACTTAAATGGAGCTACTATTTTGCTGGGCGAGGGTTTAGGTAGAATAAAAACAAGAACAAAGATTAATTTGGGTATTGATCTTGAATCCTTCTGCCGATGTTTGGAAGATTTATTGAGAAAATTACAATACAAAGAGATATTAAGTGATAAAGATAAGCCTTTTTTGAAAACACCTTAG
- the glpX gene encoding class II fructose-bisphosphatase, giving the protein MNQTLIQEILEVVEQAAIASAKLTGLGQKDEADAAAVEAMRLRMGKIEMKGKIVIGEGERDEAPMLYIGEEVGSGNGPGVDFAVDPCEGTNLCANNQRGSMAVLAASDTGGLFNAPDFYMNKLAAPPAAKGKVDIRNSATENLKILSDCLGLSIDELTVVVMDRTRHKDLIKEIRGCGAKVQPISDGDVQAAIACGFAGTGTHCLMGIGAAPEGVISAAAMRALGGHFQGQLVYDPAIAQTSEWADYTKEGNIKRLNEMGITDIDKIYEANELASGENVVFAGSGITDGLLFDGVKFERDCVRTSSLVISTLDSTARFTNTVHIKDGAKSISL; this is encoded by the coding sequence GTGAATCAAACTTTAATTCAAGAAATTCTCGAAGTTGTCGAGCAAGCAGCTATTGCCTCAGCAAAATTAACAGGACTTGGTCAAAAAGATGAAGCTGATGCTGCAGCTGTCGAAGCAATGAGATTGCGAATGGGCAAAATTGAAATGAAAGGGAAAATTGTTATTGGAGAAGGTGAAAGAGATGAAGCACCTATGCTTTATATAGGTGAAGAGGTTGGCAGTGGAAATGGGCCAGGGGTTGACTTTGCAGTTGATCCATGTGAAGGAACTAATCTTTGTGCGAATAATCAAAGAGGTTCTATGGCGGTTTTAGCTGCTTCTGATACGGGAGGGCTTTTCAATGCTCCTGATTTTTATATGAACAAATTAGCAGCGCCTCCTGCTGCCAAAGGTAAAGTAGATATAAGAAATTCTGCTACTGAAAACTTGAAGATACTAAGTGATTGCTTGGGTCTTTCAATTGATGAGCTTACTGTTGTTGTAATGGATAGAACTAGGCATAAAGATTTAATTAAAGAGATTCGAGGGTGTGGGGCAAAAGTGCAACCTATTTCCGATGGTGATGTTCAAGCTGCCATTGCATGTGGTTTTGCAGGAACTGGAACACATTGCTTGATGGGTATTGGTGCAGCGCCAGAGGGTGTTATTTCAGCTGCTGCAATGAGAGCTCTAGGAGGACATTTTCAAGGACAACTAGTTTATGATCCAGCAATCGCTCAAACTTCTGAATGGGCTGATTACACCAAAGAAGGAAATATAAAACGTCTTAATGAAATGGGCATAACCGATATAGATAAAATCTATGAAGCTAACGAATTGGCATCGGGAGAAAATGTAGTTTTCGCTGGAAGCGGAATAACTGATGGATTACTATTTGATGGAGTTAAATTTGAAAGGGATTGTGTAAGAACAAGCAGTCTAGTCATTAGTACATTAGATAGCACTGCAAGGTTCACAAATACTGTCCATATAAAAGATGGTGCTAAGAGTATCAGCCTTTAA
- the lptB gene encoding LPS export ABC transporter ATP-binding protein has translation MNLKIKNVSLSINGRLIVNNISITVNPGEVVGLMGPNGAGKTTTFNLAVGNIKPDKGEVLLNEKKITNLPLPIRSRLGLGYLTQEASIFRDLTVKDNLDLALQNSAYSRAAIRNRREQLINEFNLNNFVDNYGYQLSGGERRRCEIARALTVGRKGPKYLLLDEPFAGIDPLAVNDLKKLILKLSGDGVGILITDHNVRETLLITNKSYVLSEGKILAFGSSSELADNPIVKKYYLGDNFKL, from the coding sequence ATGAACTTAAAAATTAAAAATGTATCACTTTCAATTAATGGGAGATTAATAGTAAATAATATTTCAATTACTGTAAATCCAGGAGAAGTTGTAGGTTTAATGGGACCCAATGGTGCAGGGAAAACCACTACATTTAATCTTGCAGTTGGGAATATAAAACCTGATAAGGGTGAAGTTTTACTGAATGAAAAAAAAATAACTAATCTTCCGCTTCCAATTAGATCAAGACTTGGGTTGGGTTATTTAACTCAGGAGGCAAGTATTTTTAGAGACCTAACTGTTAAAGACAATCTAGATTTGGCTTTACAGAACTCAGCTTATAGTCGTGCAGCAATTAGAAATAGAAGAGAACAATTAATAAATGAATTTAATTTGAATAATTTTGTAGATAATTATGGTTATCAACTTTCAGGAGGAGAGAGAAGGAGGTGTGAGATAGCAAGAGCTCTAACTGTAGGTAGAAAAGGTCCTAAATACTTGTTACTAGACGAACCGTTCGCTGGAATTGACCCTTTAGCTGTTAATGATTTAAAGAAACTAATTCTTAAATTAAGTGGTGATGGGGTAGGGATTCTTATTACAGACCATAATGTAAGGGAAACACTCTTAATTACTAATAAGTCATATGTATTAAGTGAAGGAAAAATTTTAGCTTTTGGATCATCAAGTGAATTAGCTGATAATCCAATAGTCAAGAAGTATTATCTAGGAGATAATTTCAAACTTTGA
- the gndA gene encoding NADP-dependent phosphogluconate dehydrogenase — MSKAHFGLIGLGVMGENLVLNAERNGFSSVVFNRTYSKTEDFLQGRGLGKNIEGAETLQEFVNKLERPRRILMMVKAGPATDAVIDNISGYLEEGDLLIDGGNSQFKDTERRVNTLESKSFGYIGMGVSGGAKGALEGPSMMPGGTKASYDAIESLLTKMAAKVEDGPCVAYVGPGGSGHFVKTVHNGIEYGIEQILAEAYDLMKRVKGMNGKQMSEVFGIWNNTDELASYLVEITEICLNTKDEITGDDVVEKILDKAGQKGTGLWTVVSALELGVSVPTIYASLNARVMSSLKEQRSEIEKTIPSKEIEDFDLGNISDGMKPLFDAVVLATIASYAQGMDILREASAVYNYGLNMPSIAQIWKGGCIIRSKLLSKIQDAYNKDPNLKNLIFDAWFNNEIATRLDNLANVVSLSTKAGIPVPCLSSTLDYLNSYRTNRLPQNLVQAMRDCFGSHTYERIDKEGSFHTEWMK; from the coding sequence ATGTCCAAGGCACATTTTGGTTTGATAGGTCTTGGTGTTATGGGCGAAAATTTAGTTCTTAACGCAGAGAGAAATGGATTTTCTAGTGTAGTTTTTAATAGAACTTACTCAAAAACTGAAGATTTTTTACAAGGTCGTGGCCTTGGGAAAAATATAGAGGGAGCTGAAACTCTTCAAGAATTTGTTAACAAGCTAGAGAGACCTAGAAGAATTCTAATGATGGTAAAAGCTGGACCTGCAACTGATGCTGTTATAGACAATATTTCTGGATATCTCGAGGAAGGAGATTTATTAATAGATGGCGGCAATTCTCAATTTAAAGATACAGAAAGAAGGGTAAATACTCTTGAAAGTAAAAGTTTTGGATACATTGGAATGGGAGTTTCAGGTGGTGCCAAAGGAGCTCTAGAAGGCCCAAGTATGATGCCCGGAGGTACTAAGGCTTCATATGATGCAATAGAAAGCTTGTTAACAAAAATGGCTGCCAAAGTTGAAGACGGACCATGTGTTGCATATGTTGGACCAGGAGGCTCAGGCCATTTTGTAAAAACTGTTCATAACGGAATTGAATATGGAATTGAACAAATACTTGCAGAAGCTTATGACCTTATGAAAAGAGTAAAAGGTATGAATGGGAAGCAGATGTCAGAAGTATTTGGTATTTGGAATAATACTGATGAATTAGCTTCTTATCTTGTTGAGATAACAGAGATTTGTCTCAATACAAAAGATGAGATAACTGGAGATGATGTCGTGGAGAAAATATTAGATAAAGCTGGCCAGAAAGGTACTGGGTTATGGACTGTTGTAAGTGCTTTAGAACTGGGGGTATCAGTCCCAACTATTTATGCATCTTTAAATGCAAGAGTAATGAGCTCTTTAAAAGAGCAGCGAAGTGAGATTGAAAAAACTATCCCATCTAAAGAGATAGAGGATTTTGATTTAGGAAACATATCAGATGGGATGAAACCTTTATTTGATGCTGTAGTCCTTGCCACAATTGCTAGCTATGCACAAGGTATGGATATTTTAAGAGAAGCATCTGCAGTATATAACTATGGTTTGAATATGCCCTCAATTGCTCAGATATGGAAAGGTGGTTGCATTATTAGATCAAAATTATTGAGTAAAATTCAGGATGCTTATAACAAAGATCCTAATCTTAAAAATTTAATTTTTGATGCTTGGTTTAATAATGAAATTGCAACAAGATTAGATAACTTAGCTAATGTAGTTTCATTGTCAACAAAAGCTGGTATACCTGTGCCATGTCTATCCAGTACTTTAGATTACTTAAATAGTTATAGAACCAATAGACTTCCTCAGAATCTCGTTCAGGCTATGAGAGATTGTTTTGGCTCTCATACATATGAAAGAATTGATAAGGAAGGTAGTTTTCATACTGAATGGATGAAATGA
- a CDS encoding glutamyl-tRNA reductase — protein sequence MHIVVVGVSHRTAPVEVREKLSIPDHSITESLKALKAFSEVLEVSILSTCNRLEIYALAKDKNTGISSIKEFLSEYSGIIFEDLDPHLFCFRQEEAVLHLMKVSAGLDSLVLGEGQILSQVKKMMRLGQENQSTGPILNRLLTQSVSTGKKVRSETNLGTGAVSISSAAVELAQLKIGQEKGFDTLVSLESENVLVVGAGRMSRLLITHLKSKGCHKLILVNRNIDRALNLAQDFPDLKIVCRGLNELDENISISSLVFTSTASEVPIIDLAKIEKLNLNNKLKFIDIGVPRNISNDVKQHEFVKSFDVDDLQEVVSRNQEFRQKIAKEAESLVEEERIIFLEWWASLEAVPVINKLRSDLELIRKEELQKALSRMGPDFSARERKVVEALTKGIINKILHTPVTKLRSPQSREERQVSLKIVEKLFSLAEEDKNN from the coding sequence ATGCATATTGTTGTCGTCGGAGTGAGTCATCGCACGGCACCTGTCGAAGTGCGTGAGAAGTTAAGTATTCCTGATCATTCTATTACAGAATCATTGAAAGCATTAAAAGCTTTCTCTGAAGTTTTAGAAGTGTCAATTTTAAGTACTTGTAATAGGCTGGAAATATATGCGCTAGCAAAAGATAAAAATACTGGAATTTCATCTATTAAAGAATTTTTATCAGAATATTCTGGAATTATTTTTGAAGATCTGGATCCACATCTTTTTTGCTTTAGACAGGAAGAAGCAGTTTTGCATTTGATGAAAGTTTCTGCAGGACTCGATAGCCTTGTTTTAGGTGAAGGACAAATCCTTTCGCAGGTAAAAAAAATGATGAGATTAGGTCAAGAGAATCAATCTACTGGACCAATTCTTAATAGATTATTAACTCAGTCAGTTAGTACAGGTAAAAAAGTAAGATCCGAAACAAATTTAGGAACTGGAGCTGTATCAATAAGTTCAGCAGCGGTAGAACTTGCCCAATTAAAAATTGGACAAGAAAAGGGTTTTGATACTCTTGTAAGTTTGGAATCAGAGAATGTTCTTGTAGTGGGGGCCGGACGAATGAGTAGGCTTTTAATTACCCATTTAAAATCAAAAGGATGTCATAAACTTATTCTCGTAAATAGAAATATTGATAGAGCCTTAAATCTTGCACAAGACTTTCCCGACTTAAAGATTGTTTGTAGAGGTTTAAACGAGTTAGATGAAAATATATCAATATCTTCACTTGTTTTCACTAGTACAGCATCTGAAGTGCCAATAATTGATCTCGCTAAAATTGAAAAATTAAATTTGAATAATAAACTTAAATTTATTGATATTGGTGTACCAAGAAATATATCTAATGATGTTAAACAACATGAATTTGTAAAATCATTTGATGTAGATGACCTTCAAGAGGTGGTTTCAAGAAATCAAGAATTTAGACAGAAAATAGCAAAAGAAGCGGAATCGTTAGTAGAAGAAGAAAGGATCATTTTTTTAGAATGGTGGGCAAGTTTAGAGGCGGTTCCGGTAATTAATAAACTTAGATCAGATTTGGAGTTAATTAGAAAAGAAGAATTACAAAAAGCACTCAGCAGGATGGGGCCAGATTTTTCGGCTCGAGAAAGAAAAGTTGTGGAAGCTCTTACTAAAGGAATTATAAATAAAATACTTCACACGCCTGTTACCAAGTTGAGAAGTCCTCAATCAAGAGAAGAAAGACAAGTTTCTTTGAAAATCGTTGAAAAATTGTTTTCTTTGGCAGAAGAGGATAAAAATAACTAA
- a CDS encoding glucose-1-phosphate adenylyltransferase has product MKRVLAIILGGGKGSRLYPLTKMRAKPAVPLAGKYRLIDIPISNCINSGIEKMYVLTQFNSASLNRHIGRTYNLNGPFGQGFVEVLAAQQTPDSPKWFEGTADAVRKYQWLFQEWDVDEYLILSGDQLYRMDYSLFVQHHRDNEADLTVAALPVDEGQAEGFGLMRTDDLGNIKEFSEKPTGKKLKAMAVDTSKFGLSKYSAAEKPYLASMGIYVFSRNTLFDLLNKFPSYTDFGKDIIPEALNRGDKLKSYVFDDYWEDIGTIGAFFESNLALTEQPKPPFSFYDEKFPIYTRPRFLPPSKLVDAQITDSIVCEGTILKSCSILHCVLGVRTRIESDSVLEDTLVMGADFFESPEERIELRRGGGTPLGVGEGTTVKRAILDKNTRIGDNVVIINKDRVEEADKPELGFYIRNGIVVVVKNATIANGTVI; this is encoded by the coding sequence ATGAAGCGTGTGTTGGCCATAATCCTCGGAGGAGGAAAAGGTTCTAGACTTTACCCTTTAACAAAAATGAGGGCTAAACCTGCTGTACCATTGGCAGGTAAGTATCGTCTAATAGATATCCCTATAAGTAATTGTATTAATTCAGGTATTGAAAAAATGTACGTATTGACACAGTTCAATAGTGCATCTTTAAATAGACATATTGGAAGAACCTACAATTTAAATGGTCCCTTTGGACAAGGATTTGTGGAGGTTTTAGCTGCGCAGCAGACACCTGATAGCCCAAAGTGGTTTGAGGGTACCGCTGATGCTGTAAGAAAATATCAATGGTTATTTCAAGAATGGGATGTTGACGAGTATTTAATATTGTCAGGCGATCAACTTTATAGAATGGACTACAGTCTATTCGTACAACACCATAGAGATAATGAAGCTGATTTAACTGTTGCAGCTTTACCTGTTGATGAAGGCCAGGCAGAAGGTTTTGGTCTAATGAGGACTGATGATTTAGGAAATATTAAAGAATTTAGTGAAAAGCCCACTGGTAAGAAGTTGAAAGCAATGGCAGTAGATACTTCAAAATTTGGATTAAGTAAGTATTCAGCTGCCGAAAAACCTTATCTAGCTTCTATGGGTATTTATGTTTTTAGCAGAAATACTCTTTTCGATCTTCTAAATAAATTTCCTAGTTATACAGACTTTGGTAAGGACATAATTCCTGAAGCCCTAAATAGGGGAGATAAACTTAAAAGCTATGTATTCGATGATTATTGGGAAGATATCGGAACGATTGGGGCATTCTTTGAGTCAAATCTCGCGTTGACGGAGCAACCCAAACCTCCATTCAGTTTTTATGATGAAAAATTTCCAATTTATACAAGACCTAGATTTCTTCCCCCTTCTAAACTTGTAGATGCTCAAATTACTGATTCAATAGTCTGTGAAGGTACAATTTTGAAGTCATGCAGTATTTTACATTGTGTTTTAGGTGTAAGAACTAGGATTGAAAGTGATTCGGTTCTTGAGGATACTCTCGTTATGGGAGCTGATTTCTTTGAATCGCCTGAAGAGAGGATTGAATTAAGAAGAGGAGGCGGAACGCCTCTTGGAGTAGGGGAAGGAACTACAGTAAAAAGAGCAATTCTTGATAAGAATACAAGGATTGGTGATAATGTCGTAATCATTAATAAAGATCGAGTTGAAGAAGCAGATAAGCCTGAATTAGGCTTTTATATAAGAAATGGAATTGTTGTAGTAGTAAAAAATGCAACTATTGCAAACGGAACTGTTATTTAA
- the pgl gene encoding 6-phosphogluconolactonase: MDEMIEKVKNGYTINIYKDKLELSKAVFKFIESYIVHTLKKKDRFKFCVSGGSTPKSVYQLLSNSDLRWDMVDVFLGDERCVDPNSELSNTLMLKNSLLTNFGSKAFFYKIFNDLNADDEATKNQFISKLFEKCGSNLPSFDLTLLGLGDDGHTASLFPYQKNNNVDDFVIFNEGKGLKRISLTPKVLSASSKILFLVSGANKRIALERLLDEKEPPDRTPSKLIKSINQISIFCDQESAKELEI; the protein is encoded by the coding sequence ATGGATGAAATGATTGAAAAGGTCAAAAATGGATACACCATAAATATTTACAAAGACAAGTTAGAACTATCAAAAGCAGTTTTTAAGTTTATTGAAAGTTATATTGTTCATACTTTAAAAAAGAAAGACAGGTTTAAATTTTGTGTGAGTGGAGGTTCAACTCCCAAATCTGTGTATCAGCTCTTATCAAATAGTGATCTTAGATGGGATATGGTTGATGTCTTTTTAGGAGATGAAAGATGTGTTGATCCGAATTCAGAATTAAGCAACACATTAATGTTGAAAAATTCATTGTTAACTAATTTTGGATCTAAAGCGTTTTTTTATAAAATTTTCAATGATTTAAACGCTGATGATGAAGCCACAAAAAATCAATTTATTTCTAAATTATTTGAAAAATGCGGATCAAACCTTCCCTCCTTTGACCTAACTTTATTAGGTCTTGGTGACGATGGTCATACAGCTTCACTATTTCCTTATCAAAAAAATAATAATGTAGATGATTTTGTGATCTTCAATGAAGGCAAAGGATTAAAAAGAATTTCATTAACGCCAAAGGTCCTTTCAGCCTCATCAAAGATATTATTTTTGGTTAGTGGAGCCAATAAAAGAATTGCTCTTGAAAGGTTATTAGATGAAAAAGAGCCACCAGATAGAACACCATCAAAATTAATAAAATCTATTAATCAAATTTCAATATTTTGTGATCAGGAATCAGCAAAAGAATTAGAAATTTAG
- the ccsB gene encoding c-type cytochrome biogenesis protein CcsB produces the protein MILENLFKNLIYDPVSVLGLLVFYILLVNLPISLGAFFQKKSFFIVRVLTILINFLITLQLLFRWSISGHFPISNLYESLYFLTWGITMGQLLIEREYQSPIIPSIAIPIELLTVAFACFVLPDDLKISSNLVPALRSSWLVMHVSVVMLSYAALIIGSLLSASVLFINKNKPLQIRSSSTGIGGFKISNNYPLNELVEPIEFSHSEELDTLSYRSILIGFVLLTLGLISGAVWANEAWGTWWSWDPKETWAFISWMFYAAYLHMRISKGWQGRRPALLATTGFLVVLICYLGVNFLGIGLHSYGWIFG, from the coding sequence ATGATACTAGAAAATCTTTTTAAAAATTTAATATATGACCCGGTTTCAGTTTTAGGTCTTTTAGTCTTTTATATCTTATTAGTTAATTTGCCAATATCTTTAGGTGCATTCTTCCAAAAAAAGTCTTTTTTTATTGTAAGAGTACTTACGATCCTTATAAATTTTTTAATAACATTGCAATTACTTTTTAGATGGTCAATCTCTGGACATTTTCCAATTAGTAACTTGTATGAATCTCTTTATTTCCTAACTTGGGGGATCACAATGGGGCAACTACTGATTGAGAGAGAATATCAATCTCCAATAATTCCATCAATTGCTATACCTATTGAGTTACTGACTGTGGCTTTTGCCTGTTTTGTTTTGCCTGACGATTTGAAAATATCATCCAACTTGGTTCCTGCTTTAAGATCTAGTTGGCTAGTAATGCACGTTAGTGTCGTAATGCTTAGTTATGCGGCATTAATAATAGGGTCTTTACTTTCAGCTTCTGTTTTGTTCATTAATAAAAATAAACCGCTTCAAATAAGAAGTAGCTCTACAGGTATTGGAGGGTTCAAAATTTCTAATAATTATCCTTTAAATGAATTAGTTGAACCAATTGAATTCTCTCATTCAGAAGAATTAGATACATTAAGTTATCGTTCAATATTAATAGGTTTTGTTCTTTTGACTCTTGGGTTGATTTCAGGTGCAGTTTGGGCTAATGAAGCATGGGGCACATGGTGGAGTTGGGATCCAAAAGAAACATGGGCATTTATTTCATGGATGTTTTATGCAGCTTATCTTCATATGAGAATAAGTAAAGGTTGGCAAGGGCGAAGGCCAGCCTTATTGGCTACTACTGGTTTCTTAGTAGTTCTAATATGTTATTTAGGAGTTAATTTCTTAGGAATAGGTTTACATAGTTATGGATGGATATTTGGATAA
- a CDS encoding CIA30 family protein, producing the protein MRKRKFLFQKKEFDGWKTLNDTVMGGSSSAFCEISNSGLSLKGNIVEKAGGFVSCRSSIYKPPLNVSEYSSFELNIDGQGRTFKFAVACEDDLLGLTEFIPGGLRWIKSFPTKKFGTTNVQILFSELKPSVRANKVRFPFKFKPSKIKRLQLLHSKFGDDGLLNNEFKQGSIKVLIKSISVI; encoded by the coding sequence ATGAGAAAGAGAAAATTTTTGTTCCAGAAAAAGGAGTTCGATGGTTGGAAAACATTAAATGATACTGTTATGGGCGGATCAAGCTCAGCTTTTTGTGAAATTTCAAATTCTGGTTTGTCACTAAAGGGTAATATTGTCGAGAAAGCAGGAGGATTTGTTAGTTGTAGATCGTCTATTTATAAACCCCCTTTAAACGTATCTGAATATTCATCTTTCGAATTAAATATTGATGGACAAGGAAGAACTTTTAAATTTGCTGTAGCTTGTGAAGATGATCTCCTTGGACTAACCGAATTTATTCCTGGTGGTCTTAGATGGATTAAATCATTCCCAACAAAAAAATTCGGAACAACAAATGTTCAAATTCTGTTTAGTGAGCTAAAACCTTCAGTAAGAGCTAATAAGGTACGGTTCCCATTTAAATTCAAGCCTTCTAAAATTAAAAGATTGCAACTACTACATTCTAAGTTTGGTGATGATGGATTACTTAATAATGAGTTTAAACAGGGTTCCATAAAAGTTTTAATTAAATCAATAAGTGTCATTTGA
- the rpe gene encoding ribulose-phosphate 3-epimerase: MTESNQTNLAGVNRPIQIIPSVLPADWANMGACVKELEEAGVDRIQFDVMDGNFVPNLTFGPEMITACRKYCNVPFETQLMVSQYNCETMLESYVNATKGANGEPGVVIAHAEANIHLHRVLGRIRDLGGSPSVALNPHTPFEMIKNIMDMVDHVLVMTVNPGFGGQAYIPTMLKKIREIRNFIIEKNLNVDIEVDGGIKANWTISQCADAGANCFIAGSGMFAYPTLKEGCDDLRKVAQEAQKGNVLSEPQ, from the coding sequence ATGACTGAGTCAAATCAAACAAATTTAGCTGGTGTTAATAGACCAATTCAAATAATTCCTTCAGTATTGCCAGCAGATTGGGCAAATATGGGGGCATGTGTGAAAGAACTAGAGGAAGCCGGGGTAGATAGAATTCAATTTGATGTAATGGATGGGAATTTCGTACCAAATCTTACATTCGGTCCTGAAATGATTACTGCATGCAGGAAATATTGCAATGTCCCTTTTGAAACTCAGTTAATGGTTAGCCAATACAACTGTGAAACCATGCTTGAATCTTATGTCAATGCTACAAAAGGGGCTAACGGTGAACCAGGAGTAGTAATAGCTCATGCCGAAGCAAATATTCATTTGCATAGAGTTCTTGGAAGAATAAGAGATCTAGGAGGCTCTCCTTCAGTTGCATTAAACCCTCATACTCCTTTTGAAATGATTAAAAACATAATGGATATGGTTGATCATGTTTTAGTTATGACAGTTAATCCGGGTTTTGGTGGTCAAGCTTACATACCAACAATGCTTAAAAAAATAAGAGAGATAAGAAACTTTATTATCGAAAAAAACTTAAATGTAGATATTGAAGTTGATGGGGGGATAAAAGCAAATTGGACTATTTCACAATGTGCCGATGCTGGTGCTAATTGTTTTATTGCAGGTAGCGGAATGTTTGCTTACCCAACATTAAAAGAGGGATGTGATGACTTGAGAAAAGTTGCGCAAGAAGCGCAAAAAGGGAATGTTCTTTCAGAACCTCAATAA